One part of the Pannonibacter sp. XCT-53 genome encodes these proteins:
- a CDS encoding NAD-dependent succinate-semialdehyde dehydrogenase, translated as MDSLARDLPLLTDLAFIGGQFRPAADGARFEVRNPATGAVLAHVADCGASDAEAAIVAAEAAFQSWRKVTAAERGKVLRRWGELMLAHQDDLALLLTREQGKPLSEARGEVAYAASFLTWFAEEARRAYGEVVPSHRADAEIVVLKEPVGVVAAITPWNFPYAMITRKVGPALAAGCSIIIKPAEDTPLCALALARLGVEAGVPAGVVNVLPTLKAPQAVGPLMASPVVRKLSFTGSTATGKLLMRQSADTVKRISLELGGNAPLIVFADADIDVAVRGTIASKFRNTGQTCVCANRILVEDAIYDRYAEALARAVAAMKVGNGEEDGVAQGPLINAGGYAKVARHVEDALAKGGTAITGGKPHDKGGLFFEPTVLTGATTDWALASEETFGPVAGLFRFHSEDEAISLANASETGLSAYFFTNDLKRAWRVARALEAGMVGINEGVISTEVAPFGGVKQSGLGREGSRHGLEEYLETKYVLFGGLAG; from the coding sequence ATGGACAGCCTCGCCCGCGATCTTCCCCTTCTCACCGACCTCGCCTTCATCGGCGGCCAGTTCCGCCCGGCGGCGGACGGGGCCCGCTTCGAGGTGCGCAATCCCGCCACGGGCGCCGTGCTGGCGCACGTGGCCGACTGCGGGGCAAGCGATGCGGAGGCGGCCATCGTCGCGGCCGAGGCAGCGTTCCAGTCCTGGCGCAAGGTGACGGCGGCCGAGCGCGGCAAGGTGCTGCGCCGCTGGGGCGAGCTGATGCTCGCGCATCAGGACGACCTTGCCCTGCTGCTCACCCGCGAACAGGGCAAGCCGCTGAGCGAGGCCCGCGGCGAGGTCGCCTACGCGGCCAGCTTCCTCACCTGGTTTGCCGAGGAGGCCCGCCGCGCCTATGGCGAGGTGGTGCCCTCGCATCGGGCGGACGCGGAGATCGTCGTGCTGAAGGAGCCGGTCGGTGTGGTGGCCGCCATCACGCCCTGGAACTTCCCCTATGCCATGATCACCCGCAAGGTCGGACCGGCGCTCGCTGCCGGCTGCTCGATCATCATCAAGCCGGCCGAGGACACGCCGCTCTGCGCCCTCGCGCTGGCCAGGCTCGGCGTCGAGGCGGGCGTGCCGGCCGGTGTCGTCAACGTGCTGCCGACGCTGAAGGCGCCGCAGGCCGTCGGCCCGCTGATGGCGAGCCCCGTGGTGCGCAAGCTCTCCTTCACCGGCTCCACCGCCACCGGCAAGCTGCTGATGCGCCAGAGCGCCGACACCGTGAAGCGCATCAGCCTGGAACTCGGCGGCAATGCCCCGCTGATCGTCTTTGCCGATGCCGACATTGACGTCGCCGTGCGCGGCACCATCGCCTCGAAGTTCCGCAACACCGGCCAGACCTGCGTCTGCGCCAACCGCATCCTGGTCGAGGACGCCATCTACGACCGCTACGCCGAGGCGCTGGCCAGGGCAGTTGCCGCGATGAAGGTCGGCAACGGCGAGGAAGACGGCGTCGCCCAGGGTCCGCTCATCAACGCCGGCGGCTATGCCAAGGTCGCCCGCCATGTGGAAGACGCCCTTGCCAAGGGCGGCACGGCGATCACCGGCGGCAAGCCGCATGACAAGGGCGGCCTGTTCTTCGAGCCGACCGTGCTGACGGGGGCGACGACGGACTGGGCACTGGCCAGCGAGGAGACCTTCGGCCCGGTGGCCGGCCTGTTCCGCTTCCACAGCGAGGACGAGGCCATCAGCCTGGCAAATGCCAGCGAAACAGGCCTTTCCGCCTATTTCTTTACAAATGATCTGAAGCGCGCCTGGCGCGTGGCGCGGGCGCTCGAGGCCGGCATGGTCGGCATCAACGAAGGCGTGATCTCCACCGAGGTCGCCCCCTTCGGCGGCGTCAAGCAGTCGGGTCTCGGCCGCGAGGGCTCGCGCCATGGCCTCGAGGAATATCTGGAGACCAAATACGTGCTCTTCGGCGGCCTTGCCGGGTGA
- a CDS encoding formaldehyde-activating enzyme yields the protein MLYIGEGFEGAGPNAAHINLYIGPKAGPIAGALATAAASPGPGHLPFQTILKPNLPVKPVTLFIAKAVLVPGTHETMTWGPAQAGVAAGMTRALLDGVLPAEAEDDWLAIAAVWVNPSADDADAVFANNNEALYMAAKRALTPGWPSREALAEGLRTVSNPFYTPGAR from the coding sequence ATGCTCTACATCGGTGAAGGCTTCGAGGGCGCAGGCCCCAACGCCGCCCACATCAACCTCTACATCGGGCCGAAGGCGGGTCCCATCGCCGGTGCGCTCGCCACCGCCGCTGCCAGCCCCGGTCCCGGCCACCTGCCGTTCCAGACCATCCTCAAGCCGAACCTGCCGGTGAAGCCGGTGACCCTGTTCATCGCCAAGGCGGTGCTGGTGCCCGGCACCCACGAGACCATGACCTGGGGCCCGGCCCAGGCCGGCGTTGCCGCCGGCATGACGCGGGCGCTTCTGGACGGCGTGCTGCCGGCGGAAGCGGAGGACGACTGGCTGGCGATTGCGGCCGTGTGGGTCAATCCCTCGGCCGATGATGCAGACGCTGTCTTTGCCAACAACAATGAGGCACTCTACATGGCCGCGAAACGGGCGCTCACGCCTGGCTGGCCGAGCCGCGAGGCTCTGGCCGAGGGTCTGAGAACCGTTTCCAATCCGTTCTACACGCCTGGAGCCCGTTGA
- a CDS encoding aldo/keto reductase, producing the protein MDYIRFGATGLKTSRLCMGTMGIGSSAWKGWVLDADRSVPILKAALDAGITFYDMADWYSTGVNEEVVAGTLTKLTHRDNLVLATKAFYPMSADANDQGLSRKHLFRSIDRSLQRMGTDYVDLYIVHAFDPDTPIEETMCALNDIVRSGKARYIGASTMYAWQFAKMNAIAEKNGWTRFVNMQCQYSLLYREEEREMMPYCQSEGIAVTTFSPLARGYLVGGGSAARKEFDPYLDFFGDEIDREIAARVVNLAKERGLSPSQVAQAWVLATGNSTVPIFGADHPDQVRDAIAALSISFSAEERAYLEEPYRPRDMINDYNPVRRPRALGPATAATVPAAPKA; encoded by the coding sequence GTGGATTACATCAGGTTTGGCGCCACGGGGCTGAAGACCTCGCGGCTGTGCATGGGAACAATGGGCATCGGCTCCTCCGCCTGGAAGGGCTGGGTGCTGGACGCGGACCGGTCGGTCCCCATCCTCAAGGCCGCCCTCGATGCCGGCATCACCTTCTACGACATGGCCGACTGGTACTCGACCGGCGTCAACGAGGAAGTCGTCGCCGGCACGCTGACCAAGCTCACCCATCGCGACAACCTGGTTCTGGCCACCAAGGCCTTCTATCCGATGAGCGCGGATGCCAACGACCAGGGCCTGTCGCGCAAGCACCTGTTTCGCTCCATCGACCGCTCGCTCCAGCGCATGGGCACCGACTATGTCGACCTCTACATCGTCCATGCCTTCGATCCGGACACGCCGATCGAGGAGACCATGTGCGCGCTGAACGACATCGTGCGCTCCGGCAAGGCCCGCTACATCGGCGCCTCGACCATGTACGCCTGGCAGTTCGCCAAGATGAACGCGATTGCCGAGAAGAACGGCTGGACGCGCTTCGTCAACATGCAGTGCCAGTATTCCCTGCTCTACCGCGAGGAAGAGCGCGAGATGATGCCCTACTGCCAGTCCGAGGGCATCGCCGTCACCACCTTCTCGCCGCTGGCCCGCGGCTATCTCGTCGGCGGCGGCTCGGCCGCCCGCAAGGAATTCGACCCCTATCTCGATTTCTTCGGCGACGAGATCGACCGCGAGATCGCCGCCCGCGTGGTCAATCTGGCGAAGGAGCGCGGCCTGTCGCCGTCGCAGGTCGCCCAGGCCTGGGTGCTGGCAACCGGCAATTCCACCGTCCCGATCTTCGGCGCCGACCATCCCGACCAGGTGCGCGATGCCATCGCCGCCCTGTCGATCAGCTTCTCCGCCGAGGAGCGCGCCTATCTGGAAGAGCCCTACCGGCCACGCGACATGATCAACGACTACAATCCGGTCCGCCGCCCCCGGGCGCTGGGCCCGGCCACCGCAGCCACCGTTCCCGCCGCGCCCAAGGCGTGA
- a CDS encoding LysR substrate-binding domain-containing protein, with amino-acid sequence MPSLAAMRVFETVGLTGSFTRAAERLNLTQSAVSRQVKILEDQLGEPLLIRHHHRLELTPAGHMLLAALGRAFHEVELALRGIEEESNAHRLRVNAPPTLSKRWLVPRLADLRRTCPDIDISLTTDLTDSLAESSLLDCAIRFGDGEWPAFHSVHLMTERHIAVCAPSLIAGLSRDEAMDLSRFTFLHVLASSDRRYLTWRHWLTAAGLEDVDTSGGLEFDLLDTAIEAAVCGLGITVADRHMVARELADGRLVQLLDVEVDGHESYWLVTRQERKPPKMLVAFCDWLTGQCTGERRPG; translated from the coding sequence ATGCCAAGCCTGGCCGCCATGCGCGTGTTCGAGACAGTGGGTCTGACCGGCAGCTTCACCCGCGCGGCCGAGCGGCTGAACCTGACGCAGAGCGCCGTCAGCCGGCAGGTGAAGATCCTCGAGGACCAGCTCGGCGAGCCGCTGCTGATCCGCCACCATCACCGGCTGGAACTGACCCCGGCGGGCCACATGCTGCTCGCTGCGCTGGGGCGGGCGTTTCACGAGGTCGAGCTGGCGCTGCGCGGCATCGAGGAGGAGAGCAACGCCCATCGTCTCAGGGTGAACGCGCCGCCGACCCTCTCCAAGCGCTGGCTGGTGCCCCGGCTTGCCGACCTGCGCAGGACCTGTCCGGACATCGACATCAGCCTCACCACCGACCTGACCGATTCGCTGGCCGAGAGCAGCCTGCTCGACTGCGCCATCCGCTTCGGGGACGGGGAATGGCCGGCCTTCCACTCGGTGCACCTGATGACCGAGCGCCACATCGCCGTCTGCGCGCCGTCGCTGATCGCGGGCCTGAGCCGCGACGAGGCGATGGACCTGAGCCGCTTCACCTTCCTGCATGTGCTGGCCAGCTCCGACCGGCGCTACCTGACCTGGCGCCACTGGCTCACCGCGGCGGGGCTGGAGGACGTGGACACCAGCGGAGGGCTGGAGTTCGACCTGCTCGACACGGCGATCGAGGCGGCGGTCTGCGGGCTCGGCATCACGGTGGCCGACCGGCACATGGTGGCGCGGGAGCTGGCCGACGGCCGGCTGGTGCAGCTGCTCGATGTGGAGGTGGACGGGCACGAATCCTACTGGCTCGTCACGCGGCAGGAGCGCAAGCCCCCGAAGATGCTGGTCGCCTTCTGCGACTGGCTCACCGGCCAATGCACAGGCGAACGCCGGCCGGGCTGA
- a CDS encoding aldehyde dehydrogenase family protein yields MTVGAFFIGGRNVKPAGRRSQPVLSPATGAVIGEVALAEAEEIDAAVAAARAAQPGWAGLAACDRGAALRRLAAEIEARAGTIGAVLAAETGKSLGDATGEAVYGAEITRYHSEWARRIEGEIIPSDTPGETLLLMRAPIGVVVCLIPFNFPIYTLLRKVAPALMAGNSVVVRPSNTTPLSALALAEAIQAAGLPDGVINILTMDHAGAGRLSQAAAVGMITLTGSVSAGRAVMDYAKANIAKTSLELGGKTPVLVGPDADVADVARRLVANKTNHCGQVCTAAARVYVVEALHDALVAALTEAFRARRFADRAQEPDAMGPVASEKARAEIHAMVERAVAEGASLAAGGVMPEGPGWFYPPTLLTGCRQEMEIIREEVFGPVLAVVRVSDLDEALRLANDHQFGLSSVLFSNDHRKVMQIANSMEAGELYVNRFPADPYQGYHAGWKRSGLGGDDGKHGLLEFTQTRLVVLAP; encoded by the coding sequence ATGACGGTTGGCGCGTTCTTCATCGGCGGCAGAAACGTGAAGCCGGCAGGCCGACGCAGCCAGCCCGTGCTGTCGCCGGCGACCGGCGCGGTCATCGGTGAGGTGGCGCTGGCCGAGGCGGAGGAGATTGACGCGGCGGTCGCGGCGGCAAGGGCCGCGCAGCCTGGCTGGGCGGGACTTGCGGCCTGTGACCGGGGCGCGGCGCTGCGCCGTCTGGCGGCCGAGATCGAGGCGCGGGCCGGGACGATCGGCGCTGTGCTGGCGGCCGAGACCGGCAAGAGCCTCGGCGATGCCACGGGCGAGGCCGTCTATGGCGCCGAGATCACCCGCTATCACAGCGAATGGGCGCGGCGCATCGAGGGCGAGATCATCCCCTCCGACACGCCCGGCGAGACGCTCCTGTTGATGCGCGCGCCCATTGGCGTGGTGGTCTGCCTGATCCCGTTCAATTTTCCGATCTACACGCTGCTGCGCAAGGTGGCGCCGGCGCTGATGGCCGGCAACAGCGTGGTGGTGCGCCCGTCGAACACGACGCCGCTGTCGGCGCTGGCGCTCGCCGAGGCCATTCAGGCGGCCGGACTGCCGGACGGGGTGATCAACATCCTGACCATGGACCATGCCGGCGCCGGGCGGCTGTCGCAGGCTGCGGCGGTCGGCATGATCACGCTGACGGGCAGCGTCTCGGCCGGGCGGGCGGTGATGGACTATGCCAAGGCCAACATCGCCAAGACCTCGCTGGAGCTGGGCGGCAAGACGCCGGTGCTGGTGGGGCCAGATGCGGATGTGGCCGATGTCGCCCGCCGGCTGGTGGCCAACAAGACCAACCATTGCGGTCAGGTCTGCACGGCGGCGGCCCGTGTCTATGTGGTCGAGGCGCTGCATGACGCGCTGGTCGCGGCGCTGACGGAGGCCTTCCGCGCGCGGCGCTTTGCCGACCGGGCGCAAGAGCCCGACGCGATGGGACCGGTGGCGAGCGAAAAGGCCCGGGCCGAGATCCATGCCATGGTCGAGCGGGCGGTGGCCGAAGGGGCGAGCCTTGCGGCCGGCGGCGTGATGCCGGAGGGGCCGGGCTGGTTCTATCCGCCGACGCTTCTGACCGGCTGCCGGCAGGAGATGGAGATCATCCGGGAAGAGGTGTTCGGTCCGGTGCTGGCGGTGGTGCGGGTGAGCGACCTCGACGAGGCCCTGCGGCTGGCGAACGATCACCAGTTCGGGCTGAGCTCGGTGCTCTTCAGCAATGACCACCGCAAGGTGATGCAGATCGCCAACAGCATGGAGGCGGGCGAGCTCTACGTGAACCGCTTCCCGGCCGATCCCTACCAGGGCTACCACGCCGGCTGGAAACGCTCGGGTCTGGGCGGCGACGACGGCAAGCACGGGCTGCTGGAGTTCACGCAGACCCGGCTCGTGGTGCTGGCACCCTGA
- a CDS encoding mandelate racemase/muconate lactonizing enzyme family protein: MKLVSLTTDVVAVPPPHLGGMYWIFVTLKTACGIEGVGEIYATAFHPGALVPVIEDVFVRHLEGHDPHRIERFWRSAYSSGFTQRPDPTMMGIVSGLEIACWDIIGKAAGRPVMDLLGGQVHERLRAYTYLYPKNAAGEYDYNDPDLAADCAAEMVRQGFTGVKFDPAGPYTAYSGHHLSLGVMERCETFCARVREAVGASADLLFGTHGQMVPSSAIRLAKRLERFDPLWFEEPVPPGQEAAMAEVARATSIPVATGERLTTKYEFQRVLELKAASILQMNVARVGGLLEAKKIAGMAEAQYAEVAPHLYNGPVGAAASIQLAATLPNFLIHEAILDFSGFHAEVLKTKLTLEDGYLIPSREPGLGIELNREVIARHTPYTGTRLHLQMGDTPADVKQFAPAKG, from the coding sequence ATGAAGCTCGTTTCGCTCACCACCGATGTCGTCGCCGTGCCTCCGCCGCATCTGGGCGGGATGTACTGGATCTTCGTGACGCTGAAGACCGCCTGCGGGATCGAGGGCGTGGGCGAGATCTATGCGACGGCCTTCCATCCCGGTGCCCTGGTGCCGGTGATCGAGGACGTGTTCGTGCGGCATCTGGAAGGGCACGATCCGCACCGGATCGAGCGTTTCTGGCGCTCGGCCTATTCCAGCGGCTTCACCCAGCGCCCCGACCCGACGATGATGGGCATCGTCTCGGGGCTGGAGATCGCCTGCTGGGACATCATCGGCAAGGCCGCCGGCCGACCGGTGATGGATCTCCTGGGCGGGCAGGTGCATGAGCGGCTGCGCGCCTATACCTATCTCTATCCGAAGAACGCGGCCGGCGAGTACGACTACAACGACCCGGACCTGGCGGCGGACTGCGCGGCGGAGATGGTGCGGCAGGGCTTCACAGGCGTGAAGTTCGATCCGGCCGGGCCCTACACCGCCTATTCCGGACACCATCTGTCGCTGGGGGTGATGGAGCGCTGCGAGACCTTCTGCGCCAGGGTGCGCGAGGCGGTCGGTGCCTCGGCTGATCTCCTGTTCGGCACCCATGGCCAGATGGTGCCGTCCTCGGCCATCCGGCTCGCCAAGCGGCTGGAGCGCTTTGATCCGCTGTGGTTCGAGGAGCCGGTGCCGCCGGGACAGGAAGCGGCCATGGCCGAGGTGGCGCGGGCGACCTCCATTCCGGTTGCGACGGGCGAGCGGCTGACCACCAAATACGAGTTCCAGCGGGTGCTGGAGCTGAAGGCGGCCTCGATCCTGCAGATGAACGTTGCCCGGGTGGGCGGCCTGCTGGAGGCCAAGAAGATCGCCGGCATGGCCGAGGCGCAGTATGCCGAGGTCGCGCCGCATCTCTACAACGGCCCCGTCGGGGCGGCGGCCTCGATCCAGCTGGCTGCGACCCTGCCGAACTTCCTGATCCACGAGGCGATCCTCGATTTCTCCGGGTTCCATGCCGAGGTGCTGAAGACCAAGCTCACGCTGGAGGATGGCTATCTCATCCCCAGCCGCGAGCCGGGGCTCGGCATCGAGCTGAACCGGGAGGTGATTGCACGCCACACGCCCTACACGGGCACACGGCTGCACCTGCAGATGGGCGACACACCGGCGGACGTGAAACAGTTCGCTCCCGCCAAGGGCTGA
- a CDS encoding GMC family oxidoreductase — MTETSRADLAAAGREEFDFVIAGAGSAGAILAARLSECGRYTVALVEAGGEDRSFWLKIPVGYAKSYYNPAVNWMYRSEPEAALGNRQVYVPRGKVLGGSGAINAMIFVRGAREDFDDWHAAGNPGWGYEDVLPYFRKLETHARGESPFHGGTGPIHVTPMRGETHPITDRFLAACAELQLPATPDFNGASLEGAGIYDVNTRAGLRSSSGVEYLRPARRRKNLTVFTRTRALDVVLDAEGRARGLAVRPEGAGHDETGQRLILARRDVILATGAIATPVLLQRSGLGAAARLQALGVPVRRDLPGVGANLQDHLCASFYFRSRVPTLNGPFGSIFGQAALALRWALTRKGPFAGSVNQAGGFFRSRPDAPRPNLQLYFNPLSYRIPQDPKAGLAPEPYPGFLVAFNSCRPTSRGRVDLRVNSGLDDLSPVIHGHYLTTEEDCREAVEGSQFVRRLMQAPSLAAITEAEMSPSAEARSDQELLEHFRANCGSIYHPCGTAAMGPDPSSAVVDHRLRVHGVPGLRVVDASVFPNITSGNINAPVMMVAEKGAQMILEDARA, encoded by the coding sequence ATGACCGAGACATCCCGCGCTGACCTGGCCGCTGCCGGCCGGGAGGAGTTCGACTTTGTCATCGCCGGGGCAGGCTCTGCCGGGGCGATCCTGGCGGCGCGGCTGAGCGAATGCGGGCGCTATACGGTGGCGCTGGTGGAGGCGGGCGGCGAGGACCGCTCGTTCTGGCTGAAGATCCCCGTCGGCTATGCCAAGAGCTACTACAATCCGGCGGTCAACTGGATGTATCGCAGCGAGCCGGAAGCGGCGCTGGGCAACCGGCAGGTCTATGTGCCGCGCGGCAAGGTGCTGGGCGGCTCCGGGGCGATCAACGCGATGATCTTCGTGCGCGGCGCGCGGGAGGATTTCGACGACTGGCACGCGGCCGGCAACCCCGGCTGGGGCTATGAGGACGTGCTGCCCTATTTCCGCAAGCTGGAAACCCATGCGCGGGGCGAAAGCCCCTTCCACGGCGGGACCGGTCCGATCCATGTGACGCCGATGCGGGGGGAGACACATCCGATCACCGACCGGTTCCTGGCGGCCTGCGCCGAATTGCAGCTGCCGGCGACGCCCGACTTCAACGGGGCAAGCCTCGAAGGGGCGGGGATCTATGACGTGAACACCCGGGCGGGCCTGCGGTCCTCCTCCGGCGTGGAGTATCTGAGGCCGGCGCGGCGGCGGAAGAACCTCACCGTGTTCACGAGGACGCGCGCGCTGGACGTCGTGCTCGACGCCGAAGGCCGCGCAAGGGGACTGGCGGTGCGCCCGGAGGGGGCAGGGCATGACGAGACGGGACAGCGGCTGATCCTGGCGCGGCGCGACGTGATCCTGGCCACGGGGGCCATCGCCACACCGGTGCTGCTGCAGCGCTCGGGACTTGGCGCGGCGGCCCGGCTTCAGGCGCTGGGCGTGCCCGTGCGGCGCGACCTGCCGGGCGTTGGCGCCAACCTGCAGGATCATCTTTGCGCCAGCTTCTACTTCCGCTCCCGCGTGCCGACGCTGAACGGGCCGTTCGGGTCGATCTTCGGCCAGGCGGCGCTGGCCCTGCGCTGGGCGCTGACGCGCAAGGGGCCGTTTGCCGGCAGCGTCAACCAGGCGGGCGGGTTCTTCCGCTCGCGACCCGACGCGCCGCGGCCGAACCTGCAGCTCTATTTCAATCCGCTGTCCTACCGCATTCCGCAGGATCCGAAAGCCGGGCTGGCACCGGAGCCCTATCCGGGGTTCCTGGTCGCCTTCAACTCCTGCCGGCCGACCAGCCGGGGGCGGGTGGATCTTCGCGTCAATAGCGGGCTTGACGACCTGTCGCCGGTGATCCACGGCCATTACCTCACAACCGAGGAGGACTGCCGCGAGGCGGTGGAGGGCAGCCAGTTCGTGCGCCGGCTGATGCAGGCCCCGTCGCTGGCCGCCATCACAGAAGCCGAGATGAGCCCTTCGGCCGAGGCGCGGAGCGACCAGGAGCTGCTGGAGCATTTCCGCGCCAATTGCGGCTCGATCTACCACCCCTGCGGCACGGCTGCGATGGGGCCGGACCCGTCCAGCGCGGTTGTCGATCACCGGCTGCGGGTGCATGGCGTGCCGGGCCTGCGCGTGGTCGATGCGTCGGTGTTTCCCAACATCACCTCCGGCAACATCAACGCCCCCGTGATGATGGTGGCGGAGAAGGGCGCGCAGATGATCCTGGAAGACGCGCGGGCCTAG
- a CDS encoding carbohydrate kinase family protein: MILCCGEALMDMLPREIGGEGTAFLPVPGGAIFNTALALGRLGTPAGFLYGVSTDLFGEQLLAHLAASNVATDLTIRSPRPTTLAFVRLKDGNATYTFYDENSAGRMITAADLPALPAAVSTLYFGGISLIGEPCGTALEALLMREAGSRVIALDPNIRPGFITDETAYRARLSRIFARADILKLSEEDLEWYAPGSDFDTMAKSWIAGGVKVVLKTLGKDGARALTATQDITVPARKVEVVDTVGAGDTFNAGFLSSLAEAGALTKTGVGTLSDTVLTAALTRATSVAAVTVSRAGANPPWAHEL, encoded by the coding sequence ATGATCCTGTGTTGCGGTGAAGCGCTGATGGACATGCTGCCGAGAGAGATCGGCGGCGAAGGAACTGCATTCCTGCCCGTGCCTGGCGGCGCGATCTTCAACACGGCGCTGGCGCTCGGCCGGCTCGGCACACCGGCCGGCTTCCTCTATGGCGTCTCGACCGACCTGTTCGGCGAGCAGCTCCTCGCCCATCTCGCCGCCTCGAATGTTGCCACCGACCTAACGATCCGCTCGCCGCGCCCGACGACGCTGGCCTTCGTGCGGCTGAAGGACGGCAACGCCACCTACACCTTCTACGACGAGAACTCCGCCGGCCGCATGATCACGGCCGCCGACCTGCCGGCCCTGCCGGCTGCCGTCTCGACGCTCTATTTCGGTGGCATCAGCCTGATCGGCGAGCCCTGCGGCACGGCACTGGAAGCGCTGCTGATGCGCGAGGCCGGATCGCGGGTGATCGCGCTTGATCCGAACATCCGCCCCGGTTTCATTACCGATGAAACGGCCTATCGCGCCCGCCTGTCCCGCATTTTCGCGAGGGCCGACATCCTGAAGCTCAGCGAGGAAGACCTCGAGTGGTATGCGCCTGGCTCCGATTTCGACACGATGGCGAAATCCTGGATCGCCGGCGGCGTCAAGGTCGTCCTGAAGACCCTCGGCAAGGACGGCGCCCGCGCCCTGACGGCGACGCAGGACATCACCGTTCCCGCCCGCAAGGTCGAGGTCGTCGACACGGTCGGCGCCGGTGACACGTTCAACGCCGGGTTCCTGTCCTCGCTCGCCGAGGCCGGTGCGCTCACCAAGACGGGCGTCGGCACCTTGAGCGACACGGTCCTCACCGCCGCCCTCACCCGCGCCACATCCGTCGCCGCCGTCACCGTCTCCCGCGCCGGCGCCAACCCGCCCTGGGCCCACGAGCTGTAA
- a CDS encoding amino acid ABC transporter permease, which yields MGFDLSILTKHVPFLLEGLWLTTVVCLGALAGSLVLGIAVAACRTAASSLARRLSAVYVDVFRNVPFIVQLFFFYFGLPEVGIYIDAAPTGIIALSIAGGAYTSDVIRAGILAIEPGILEAAEVSGLSRRKIFTRVILPIALRTSIRPLGAVCVNLVLTSSVLSTITLNELTGSAKIVAAETFRPFEVYAALLIAYACLTYAVSGLFGALHRHVNRHTAGEVA from the coding sequence TTGGGCTTCGACCTGTCGATCCTGACCAAGCATGTGCCGTTCCTGCTGGAGGGGCTGTGGCTGACCACCGTGGTCTGTCTCGGCGCGCTGGCGGGCAGCCTCGTGCTCGGCATTGCCGTGGCCGCCTGCCGCACGGCCGCCTCGTCGCTGGCCCGGCGCCTGTCGGCGGTCTATGTCGACGTGTTCCGCAACGTGCCCTTCATCGTGCAGCTGTTCTTCTTCTATTTCGGGCTGCCGGAAGTGGGGATCTACATTGACGCCGCGCCGACCGGGATCATCGCCCTGTCGATCGCCGGCGGCGCCTACACGTCGGATGTCATTCGCGCGGGCATTCTGGCCATCGAGCCGGGTATCCTGGAGGCGGCAGAGGTCAGCGGTCTTTCCCGGCGCAAGATCTTCACCAGGGTGATCCTGCCCATCGCGCTCCGGACCTCGATCCGGCCGCTCGGGGCGGTCTGCGTCAATCTGGTGCTGACCTCGTCGGTGCTGTCGACGATCACGCTGAACGAGCTGACCGGCTCGGCGAAGATCGTCGCGGCCGAGACGTTCCGGCCCTTCGAGGTCTATGCGGCGCTGCTCATTGCCTATGCCTGCCTGACCTACGCGGTCTCGGGCCTCTTCGGCGCGCTGCACCGCCATGTCAACCGCCATACGGCCGGGGAGGTGGCGTGA
- a CDS encoding amino acid ABC transporter permease: protein MRYTEFTPYDIVLLLQGLSVTLGLFVASTLIGGALGLGLAVVRYYRVPLLRQLVHGLAELLKNSPVLVQLFLVFFGLPVLMKINLTPSQAALITLSGNTAAFVYVIAVSAIEAIAREQIEAARVFGLTRWTILRRVIGPQALAFAIGPLTGLLVNQLQVTSLISVIGVIDLTKVGNILNLRTLKPFVVWAVVGALYYLTAKAVAHAGSRLERRLRAHTDWKGV from the coding sequence ATGCGCTACACCGAGTTTACCCCCTATGACATCGTCCTGCTGCTGCAGGGCCTGTCGGTGACGCTGGGACTGTTCGTGGCCTCGACGCTGATCGGCGGCGCGCTCGGGCTCGGCTTGGCGGTGGTGCGCTACTACCGGGTGCCGCTGCTGCGCCAGCTGGTGCACGGGCTTGCCGAACTGCTGAAGAACTCGCCCGTGCTGGTGCAGCTGTTCCTGGTGTTCTTCGGCCTGCCGGTGCTGATGAAGATCAACCTGACGCCGTCGCAGGCGGCGCTGATCACCCTGTCCGGCAACACGGCGGCCTTTGTCTATGTGATCGCGGTGTCGGCCATCGAGGCGATCGCGCGCGAGCAGATCGAGGCGGCGCGGGTGTTCGGCCTGACACGCTGGACCATCCTGAGACGGGTGATCGGGCCGCAGGCGCTGGCCTTCGCGATCGGGCCGCTGACGGGCCTGCTGGTCAACCAGCTGCAGGTGACCTCGCTCATCTCCGTCATCGGCGTCATCGACCTGACCAAGGTCGGCAACATCCTCAACCTGCGCACGCTGAAGCCCTTCGTCGTCTGGGCTGTCGTGGGCGCGCTCTATTACCTCACCGCCAAGGCGGTCGCCCATGCCGGGTCCCGGCTGGAACGGCGGCTGCGGGCGCATACGGACTGGAAGGGGGTCTGA